One genomic window of Kaistia geumhonensis includes the following:
- a CDS encoding glutamate synthase subunit beta: MGKVTGFLEIDRQDQKYQPASDRIRHFREFTLRLSDHEVSRQAARCMDCGIPYCHGDTGCPVHNQIPDWNDLVYSGDWQEASRNLHSTNNFPEFTGRVCPAPCEEACTLNLENVPVAIKSVEQAIADKSFENGWIKPEIPASRTGRKVAVVGSGPAGLAAAQQLARAGHDVHVFEREPKAGGLLRYGIPDFKMEKHLIDRRVAQIEAEGVTFHYGVDVGHTLPVDTLIADHDAVLLAGGAEEPRDPKLPGSELEGVHYAMPFLVQQNRRVGREDVGTEEPIIATGRRVVVVGGGDTASDCVGTSFRQGALAVTQLDIRPMPPLREEKLTVWPYWPTKFRTSSSQAEGAEREFACATLRVVGKNGKVTGVECARVDEKRRPIEGTEFIIRADLVFLAIGFAGPKKQGLIAELGPELDRRGNVQADTDRYRTSVDKVYAAGDMRRGQSLVVWAIREGRQAAHAIDRDLMGATSLPW; encoded by the coding sequence ATGGGTAAGGTAACGGGCTTCCTGGAGATCGACCGCCAGGACCAGAAGTACCAGCCGGCCTCCGACAGGATCCGGCATTTCCGCGAGTTCACGCTCCGCCTCAGCGATCACGAAGTGTCGCGCCAGGCGGCGCGCTGCATGGATTGCGGCATTCCCTATTGCCACGGCGATACGGGCTGCCCGGTCCATAACCAGATTCCGGACTGGAACGACCTCGTCTATTCGGGCGACTGGCAGGAGGCCTCGCGCAACCTGCACTCGACCAACAACTTCCCGGAATTCACCGGCCGCGTCTGCCCGGCGCCGTGCGAGGAGGCTTGCACGCTCAATCTCGAGAACGTGCCGGTCGCCATCAAGTCGGTCGAGCAGGCGATCGCCGACAAGAGCTTCGAGAACGGCTGGATCAAGCCGGAAATCCCGGCATCGCGCACCGGCCGCAAGGTCGCGGTCGTCGGCTCCGGCCCGGCCGGCCTCGCGGCGGCACAGCAGCTGGCGCGCGCCGGCCACGACGTTCATGTCTTCGAGCGCGAGCCGAAGGCGGGCGGCCTGCTGCGCTACGGCATCCCCGACTTCAAGATGGAAAAGCATCTCATCGACCGCCGCGTGGCGCAGATAGAGGCCGAGGGCGTCACCTTCCACTACGGCGTCGATGTCGGCCATACGCTTCCGGTCGACACGCTGATCGCCGACCATGACGCGGTGCTGCTCGCCGGCGGCGCCGAGGAGCCGCGCGATCCGAAGCTGCCGGGCTCGGAGCTCGAGGGCGTCCACTACGCGATGCCGTTCCTCGTGCAGCAGAACCGTCGCGTCGGCCGCGAGGATGTCGGCACCGAGGAGCCGATCATCGCCACCGGCCGCCGCGTCGTCGTCGTCGGCGGCGGCGATACCGCCTCCGACTGCGTCGGCACCTCGTTCCGCCAGGGCGCGCTGGCCGTGACGCAGCTCGACATCCGCCCGATGCCGCCGCTGCGCGAAGAGAAGCTGACGGTCTGGCCCTATTGGCCGACCAAGTTCCGCACCTCCTCCTCGCAGGCCGAAGGCGCCGAGCGCGAATTCGCCTGCGCGACGCTGCGGGTCGTCGGCAAGAACGGCAAGGTCACCGGCGTCGAATGCGCCCGCGTCGACGAGAAGCGCCGTCCGATCGAGGGCACGGAGTTCATCATCCGCGCCGACCTCGTCTTCCTCGCGATCGGCTTCGCCGGCCCGAAGAAGCAGGGCCTGATCGCCGAGCTCGGCCCCGAGCTCGACCGGCGCGGCAATGTGCAGGCCGATACGGACCGCTACCGCACCTCGGTCGACAAGGTCTATGCCGCCGGCGACATGCGGCGCGGCCAGTCGCTCGTCGTCTGGGCGATCCGCGAGGGCCGTCAGGCCGCCCACGCCATCGACCGCGACCTGATGGGCGCCACCAGCCTGCCCTGGTAG
- the gltB gene encoding glutamate synthase large subunit produces MRLAAAGTTRTTKDAAARAAAGIERQGFPAQGLYDPRNEHDACGVGFIANLRNEKSHRIVKSGLEIVQNLTHRGAVGADPLMGDGAGMLVQIPHRFFSEEAARLGFELGAPGTYAVGFLFLPQDAEIRAGMEKLVEEVVQEEGQVLLGWRDVPVDNSSLSRAPDIAATEPFHRQVFIGRGKLIESEAEFERRLFIIRKVISNRIYSAYSGLDNDFYVVSLSARTIVYKGMFLAYQLGDYYRDFHDERFESALALVHQRFSTNTFPSWRLAHPYRMVAHNGEINTVRGNVNWMAARQASVDSELYGNDISKLWPISYEGQSDTACFDNALEFLVQGGYSLPHAAMMLIPEAWAGNPLMDEERRAFYEYHAALMEPWDGPAAVAFTDGRQIGATLDRNGLRPARYLVTEDGDVVLASEAGVLPIPEEKIVTKWRLQPGKMLLIDLEQGRIVSDEEIKHQLATKLPYQAWLERTQIVLEDLPPVPPRAPRTDVSLLDRQQAFGYTTEDLKLLMAPMATTGQEAVGSMGTDTPISVLSDKSKLLYTYFKQNFAQVTNPPIDPIREELVMSLVSFIGPRPNLFDLSGAGRRKRLEVRQPILENGDLEKIRAIGELDDNPFQSKTLDITYAADKGAEGMADALERLCERAEAAVHGGYNIIILSDRMVGPERIPIPALLATAGVHHHLIRKGLRTSVGLVVETGEAREVHHFCVLAGYGAEAINPYLAFETLTDMKKDFPEEVDAEELVHRYVKSIDKGILKVMSKMGISTYQSYCGAQIFDAVGLSTAFVDRYFFGTATTIEGVGLREIAEETVRRHAEAFGNVAILKSTLDIGGEYNFRKRGERHAWTPDSVANLQHAVRVGSWSRYEDYAREMNEQAKALLTIRGLFEIRLADEVGLAPVPLDEVEPASEIVKRFVTGAMSFGSISREAHTTLAIAMNRIGGKSNTGEGGEEAERFLPLPNGDTMRSAIKQVASGRFGVTTEYLVNSDVMQIKVAQGAKPGEGGQLPGHKVDATIAKVRHSTPGVGLISPPPHHDIYSIEDLAQLIFDLKNVNPAADVSVKLVSEVGVGTVAAGVAKARADHITVSGFEGGTGASPLTSLKHAGSPWEIGLAETQQTLVLNGLRSRVALQVDGGFRTGRDVVIGALLGADEFAFSTAPLIAAGCVMMRKCHLNTCPVGIATQDPVLRKRFKGTPEDVINFFFFVAEEVRQLLASMGARSLEEIIGQSDRLEKKKAIAHWKAEGVDFTKLFFKPDAPRDAIRHTERQKHPIDAVLDRRLIAEAMPALESGTPVKISALIKNTDRSAGAMLSGEVAKRYGGDGLPDGTIAVTLTGTAGQSFGAFLARGVSIDLVGEGNDYVGKGLSGGRIVVRPAPESRVVPEQSIIVGNTVLYGATDGEAYFRGVAGERFSVRNSGAIAVVEGCGDHGCEYMTGGVVVVIGQTGRNFAAGMSGGIAYVLDEDGSFSSRCNLSMVEIQPVQEEDDLLEKLHHHGGDIEHKGRIDISDMNRFDDERLHRLISQHLHYTGSERAKTILDNWADYRPKFRKVMPVEYRRALIEMERARYGVAAE; encoded by the coding sequence ATGCGACTGGCGGCTGCGGGCACCACCCGCACGACCAAAGACGCCGCCGCTCGCGCGGCTGCCGGCATCGAGAGGCAAGGCTTCCCGGCGCAGGGTCTCTATGATCCGCGCAACGAGCACGATGCCTGCGGCGTCGGCTTCATCGCCAACCTGCGCAACGAGAAGTCGCACCGCATCGTCAAGAGCGGCCTCGAGATCGTGCAGAACCTCACCCATCGCGGCGCGGTCGGTGCCGACCCCCTGATGGGCGACGGCGCCGGCATGCTCGTGCAGATCCCGCATCGCTTCTTCTCGGAAGAGGCGGCGCGGCTCGGCTTCGAGCTCGGCGCGCCGGGCACCTACGCCGTCGGCTTCCTCTTCCTGCCGCAGGACGCTGAAATCCGCGCCGGCATGGAGAAGCTCGTCGAGGAGGTCGTGCAGGAAGAGGGGCAGGTTCTGCTCGGCTGGCGCGACGTGCCCGTCGACAACTCCTCCCTGTCGAGGGCGCCCGACATCGCCGCCACGGAGCCGTTCCACCGCCAGGTGTTCATCGGCCGCGGCAAGCTCATCGAGAGCGAAGCGGAGTTCGAGCGGCGGCTGTTCATCATTCGCAAGGTGATCTCGAACCGGATCTATTCCGCCTATTCCGGCCTCGACAACGACTTCTATGTCGTGTCGCTGTCGGCGCGGACCATCGTCTACAAGGGCATGTTCCTCGCCTACCAGCTCGGCGACTACTACCGCGACTTCCACGACGAGCGCTTCGAGAGCGCGCTCGCGCTCGTGCACCAGCGCTTCTCGACCAACACCTTCCCGTCCTGGCGCCTCGCCCATCCCTACCGGATGGTGGCGCATAACGGCGAGATCAACACCGTCCGCGGCAACGTCAATTGGATGGCGGCGCGGCAGGCCTCGGTCGATTCCGAGCTCTACGGCAACGACATCTCGAAGCTGTGGCCGATCTCCTATGAAGGGCAGTCGGACACCGCCTGCTTCGACAACGCGCTCGAGTTCCTCGTGCAGGGCGGCTATTCGCTGCCGCATGCCGCGATGATGCTCATTCCCGAGGCCTGGGCGGGCAACCCGCTGATGGACGAGGAGCGGCGCGCCTTCTACGAATATCATGCGGCGCTGATGGAGCCCTGGGACGGGCCGGCGGCGGTCGCCTTCACCGACGGCCGCCAGATCGGCGCGACGCTCGATCGCAACGGCCTGCGGCCCGCGCGCTATCTCGTGACCGAGGACGGCGATGTCGTGCTGGCCTCGGAAGCCGGCGTGCTGCCGATTCCGGAGGAGAAGATCGTCACCAAGTGGCGCCTCCAGCCGGGCAAGATGCTGCTCATCGACCTCGAGCAGGGCCGCATCGTCTCCGACGAGGAAATCAAGCATCAGCTCGCGACCAAGCTGCCCTACCAGGCCTGGCTCGAGCGCACGCAGATCGTGCTGGAAGACCTGCCGCCCGTGCCTCCGCGCGCCCCGCGCACGGATGTGAGCCTGCTCGACCGCCAGCAGGCCTTCGGCTACACGACCGAGGACCTCAAGCTCCTGATGGCGCCTATGGCGACCACCGGGCAGGAGGCGGTCGGCTCCATGGGCACGGACACCCCGATCTCCGTGCTCTCGGACAAGTCGAAGCTGCTCTACACCTATTTCAAGCAGAACTTCGCGCAGGTCACCAACCCGCCGATCGACCCGATCCGCGAGGAGCTCGTGATGAGCCTCGTCTCGTTCATCGGGCCGCGGCCGAACCTCTTTGACCTGTCGGGCGCCGGCCGCCGCAAGCGGCTCGAGGTCCGTCAGCCGATCCTGGAGAACGGCGACCTCGAGAAGATCCGCGCCATCGGCGAGCTGGACGACAACCCGTTCCAGTCGAAGACGCTCGACATCACCTATGCGGCCGACAAGGGCGCCGAGGGCATGGCCGACGCGCTCGAGCGGCTCTGCGAGCGCGCCGAGGCGGCCGTGCATGGCGGCTACAACATCATCATCCTCTCGGATCGCATGGTGGGGCCGGAGCGCATCCCGATCCCGGCTCTGCTCGCCACCGCCGGCGTGCACCATCATCTGATCCGCAAGGGCCTGCGCACCTCGGTCGGTCTCGTCGTGGAGACGGGCGAGGCACGCGAGGTGCATCACTTCTGCGTGCTGGCCGGCTATGGCGCCGAGGCGATCAACCCCTATCTCGCCTTCGAGACGCTGACCGACATGAAGAAGGACTTCCCCGAGGAAGTCGACGCGGAGGAACTCGTCCACCGCTACGTCAAGTCGATCGACAAGGGCATCCTGAAGGTCATGTCCAAGATGGGCATCTCGACCTACCAGTCCTATTGCGGCGCGCAGATCTTCGACGCGGTCGGCCTCTCGACCGCCTTCGTCGACCGCTATTTCTTCGGCACCGCCACCACGATCGAGGGTGTCGGGCTGCGCGAGATCGCGGAGGAGACGGTTCGCCGGCATGCCGAGGCGTTCGGCAATGTGGCGATCCTGAAGTCGACGCTCGACATCGGCGGCGAATACAACTTCCGCAAGCGCGGCGAGCGCCATGCCTGGACGCCGGATTCGGTCGCGAACCTGCAGCATGCGGTGCGCGTCGGCTCCTGGTCGCGCTATGAGGACTATGCCCGCGAGATGAACGAGCAGGCCAAGGCGCTGCTCACCATCCGCGGCCTGTTCGAGATCCGCCTCGCCGACGAGGTCGGGCTGGCGCCCGTGCCGCTCGACGAGGTCGAGCCGGCCTCGGAGATCGTCAAGCGCTTCGTCACCGGCGCCATGTCGTTCGGCTCGATCTCGCGCGAGGCGCATACGACGCTCGCCATCGCCATGAACCGGATCGGCGGCAAGTCGAACACCGGCGAGGGCGGCGAGGAGGCGGAGCGCTTCCTTCCGCTCCCCAACGGCGACACCATGCGCTCGGCGATCAAGCAGGTCGCCTCGGGACGCTTCGGCGTGACCACCGAGTATCTCGTCAATTCCGACGTGATGCAGATCAAGGTCGCGCAGGGCGCCAAGCCCGGCGAAGGCGGCCAGCTGCCCGGCCACAAGGTGGACGCGACCATCGCCAAGGTCCGCCACTCGACGCCGGGCGTCGGCCTCATCTCGCCGCCGCCGCATCACGACATCTATTCGATCGAGGATCTGGCGCAGCTCATCTTCGATCTGAAGAACGTCAACCCCGCGGCTGACGTGTCGGTGAAGCTCGTCTCCGAGGTCGGTGTCGGCACGGTCGCCGCCGGCGTCGCCAAGGCGCGCGCCGACCACATCACCGTGTCGGGCTTCGAGGGTGGCACCGGCGCTTCGCCGCTGACCTCGCTGAAGCATGCCGGCAGCCCGTGGGAGATCGGCCTCGCCGAGACGCAGCAGACTCTGGTGCTGAACGGGCTGAGATCGCGCGTCGCCCTGCAGGTCGACGGCGGCTTCCGCACGGGACGCGACGTCGTGATCGGCGCGCTGCTCGGCGCGGACGAGTTCGCCTTCTCGACGGCGCCGCTGATCGCGGCCGGCTGCGTGATGATGAGGAAGTGCCACCTCAACACCTGCCCCGTCGGCATCGCGACGCAGGACCCGGTGCTCAGGAAGCGCTTCAAGGGCACGCCCGAGGACGTGATCAACTTCTTCTTCTTCGTCGCCGAGGAAGTCCGCCAGCTGCTCGCCTCGATGGGCGCGCGCAGCCTGGAGGAAATCATCGGCCAGTCGGACCGGCTGGAAAAGAAGAAGGCGATCGCCCACTGGAAGGCCGAGGGCGTCGACTTCACCAAGCTGTTCTTCAAGCCCGACGCGCCGCGCGATGCGATCCGCCATACCGAGCGACAGAAGCATCCGATCGACGCCGTGCTCGACCGCCGCCTCATCGCCGAGGCGATGCCGGCGCTCGAAAGCGGCACGCCCGTCAAGATCAGCGCGCTGATCAAGAACACCGACCGTTCGGCGGGCGCGATGCTCTCCGGCGAGGTGGCGAAGCGCTATGGCGGCGACGGCCTGCCGGACGGCACCATCGCCGTGACGCTGACCGGCACCGCCGGCCAGAGCTTCGGCGCCTTCCTCGCGCGCGGCGTCTCGATCGACCTCGTCGGCGAAGGCAACGACTATGTCGGCAAGGGCCTCTCCGGAGGACGCATCGTCGTGCGCCCGGCACCGGAGAGCCGCGTCGTGCCGGAACAGTCGATCATCGTCGGCAACACGGTGCTCTACGGCGCCACCGACGGCGAGGCCTATTTCCGCGGCGTCGCCGGCGAGCGCTTCTCCGTGCGCAACTCGGGCGCCATCGCGGTGGTCGAGGGCTGCGGCGATCACGGCTGCGAATACATGACCGGCGGCGTGGTGGTCGTCATCGGCCAGACCGGGCGCAACTTCGCGGCCGGCATGTCCGGCGGCATCGCCTATGTGCTCGACGAGGACGGCAGCTTCTCCTCGCGCTGCAACCTGTCGATGGTCGAGATCCAGCCCGTCCAGGAAGAGGACGACCTGCTCGAGAAGCTGCATCACCATGGCGGCGACATCGAGCACAAGGGCCGGATCGACATCTCCGACATGAACCGGTTCGACGACGAGCGTCTGCACCGGCTGATCTCGCAGCACCTGCACTATACCGGGTCGGAGCGCGCGAAGACGATCCTCGACAACTGGGCGGACTATCGCCCGAAATTCCGGAAGGTGATGCCGGTCGAGTACCGGCGTGCGCTGATCGAAATGGAACGTGCCCGCTACGGCGTGGCGGCCGAGTGA
- a CDS encoding threonine aldolase family protein, with amino-acid sequence MIFSSDNWTGASSRVAEALLVAAGGHAPAYGADPVTQEVTAALSRFFEREVAAFFVATGTAANALALAHVSRPGGVVFCHSHAHIAADEAGAPEFLTGGARLAGIEGPGGKLVPEALGAAIARYPAEFVFHGQPMAVSISQLTEAGTAYAPEEIAALAAVALEAGLPLHMDGARFANAVAGLGCRPADVTWRAGVDMLSLGATKNGCFAAEAVVFFDPEKANGFEFQRKRAGHVFSKGRFVAAQFAAWLADDHWLDLARHANAAARALADGIERSQSARLALRPAGNEVFACLSVETHRRLQSAGARYYDWPAPALGVAEPDAGEVLVRLVTSFRTEDAEIEQFLGLLD; translated from the coding sequence ATGATCTTTTCGAGCGACAACTGGACCGGTGCCTCGAGCCGCGTGGCCGAGGCGCTTCTCGTGGCGGCCGGCGGGCATGCGCCGGCCTACGGCGCCGACCCGGTGACGCAGGAGGTGACGGCTGCGCTGTCGCGCTTCTTCGAGCGCGAGGTTGCCGCCTTCTTCGTCGCGACCGGCACGGCGGCCAATGCGCTGGCGCTCGCCCATGTCTCGCGGCCGGGCGGCGTCGTCTTCTGCCACAGCCATGCGCATATCGCCGCCGACGAGGCCGGCGCGCCGGAATTCCTGACGGGCGGGGCTCGCCTCGCCGGCATCGAGGGGCCCGGCGGCAAGCTCGTGCCCGAGGCGCTCGGCGCGGCGATCGCCCGATATCCGGCCGAATTCGTCTTCCACGGCCAGCCCATGGCGGTCTCGATCAGCCAGCTCACGGAGGCCGGAACCGCCTATGCGCCCGAGGAGATCGCGGCGCTCGCCGCCGTCGCGCTCGAGGCCGGCCTGCCGCTGCACATGGATGGGGCGCGCTTCGCCAATGCCGTCGCCGGGCTCGGCTGCCGGCCTGCGGACGTCACCTGGCGCGCCGGCGTCGACATGCTGTCGCTCGGCGCGACCAAGAACGGCTGCTTCGCCGCCGAGGCGGTTGTGTTCTTCGATCCCGAAAAGGCGAACGGCTTCGAGTTCCAGCGCAAGCGCGCCGGCCATGTCTTCTCGAAGGGCCGTTTCGTGGCGGCGCAGTTCGCCGCCTGGCTCGCCGACGATCACTGGCTGGATCTCGCGCGCCATGCCAATGCGGCGGCACGCGCGCTCGCCGACGGGATCGAGCGATCCCAGTCGGCGCGGCTGGCGCTGCGGCCGGCCGGCAACGAGGTCTTCGCCTGTCTTTCCGTGGAAACGCATCGCCGCCTGCAATCGGCGGGCGCGCGCTACTACGACTGGCCGGCCCCGGCCCTCGGCGTCGCCGAACCCGACGCGGGCGAGGTCCTGGTGCGGCTCGTCACCTCGTTCCGCACCGAGGATGCCGAGATCGAGCAGTTCCTCGGCCTTCTCGACTGA
- a CDS encoding Hsp20 family protein produces MRTFDLTPLYRSTVGFDRLFSLLDQAAGVDSAPAYPPYNIERTGENAYRITLAVAGFGQNELSIESRQNALIVKGEKKVEESRDGEVLYRGIAGRSFERRFQLADHVEVKGASLENGLLHIDLVREIPEAMKPRQIAIVGANANAKTIENTIEQQAA; encoded by the coding sequence ATGCGCACGTTCGATCTCACCCCCCTCTATCGTTCCACCGTCGGTTTCGACCGTCTCTTCTCGCTGCTCGACCAGGCCGCCGGCGTCGACAGCGCGCCCGCCTATCCGCCCTACAATATCGAGCGGACCGGCGAGAACGCCTATCGCATCACGCTCGCCGTGGCCGGCTTCGGCCAGAATGAGCTTTCGATCGAGTCGCGCCAGAACGCGCTGATCGTGAAGGGAGAGAAGAAGGTCGAGGAGAGCCGTGACGGAGAGGTGCTCTATCGCGGCATCGCCGGCCGCAGCTTCGAGCGCCGCTTCCAGCTCGCCGACCATGTGGAGGTAAAGGGCGCGAGCCTCGAGAACGGGCTGCTCCATATCGATCTCGTCCGCGAGATTCCGGAGGCGATGAAGCCCCGGCAGATCGCCATCGTCGGCGCCAATGCGAACGCCAAGACGATCGAGAACACGATCGAGCAGCAGGCCGCCTGA